A genomic stretch from Gopherus flavomarginatus isolate rGopFla2 chromosome 3, rGopFla2.mat.asm, whole genome shotgun sequence includes:
- the LOC127047596 gene encoding iron-sulfur cluster assembly 1 homolog, mitochondrial produces MASSVVRATVRAVSKRKIQATRAALTLTPSAVHKIKQLLKDKPDHVGVKVGVRTRGCNGLSYTLDYTKTKGHSDEEVIQDGVRVFIEKKAQLTLLGTEMDYVEDKLSSEFVFNNPNIKGTCGCGESFNI; encoded by the exons ATGGCCTCCTCGGTGGTCAGAGCCACGGTCCGGGCCGTGAGCAAGAGGAAGATACAGGCCACCCGGGCCGCCCTTACTCTG ACTCCGTCAGCTGTACATAAGATAAAACAGCTTCTTAAAGATAAACCTGATCAT GTAGGTGTGAAAGTTGGAGTCCGTACAAGGGGATGTAATGGACTTTCATACACGTTAGACTATACAAAAACAAAAGGCCACTCTGATGAAGAAGTAATTCAAGATG GAGTCAGAGTGTTTATTGAAAAGAAAGCACAACTGACACTTCTAGGAACTGAAATGGACTATGTAGAAGACAAACTATCCAGTGAATTTGTTTTCAATAATCCAAACATCAAAGGAACATgcggctgtggagaaagctttaaCATTTGA